The Desulfofundulus salinus genome includes the window GGAATTTTTGGAGAAAGGAGGGGAAAGTGATGGATGTGGGAGCTGCTGCTGCCCTCGGTACCTCTTTAGCCGTGGGTCTGGCCGCCCTGGGTGCCGGTATCGGCGACGGTCTGGTTACCGGTCGCACGGTGGAGGCGATGGCCCGCCAACCCGAATTAAGAGGTAACCTGCTGACCACAATGTTCATCTCTGTGGGTCTGATCGAGGCCCTGCCCATCATCGCGGTAGTTATTGCCTTCATGCTGTTTGGTAAAATCGGTGGTTAACGCAGGTAACGGTGGGTAAAAGGTGGCATAGCGGGTTTTGAATTACCTGCTATTGCCTCCCTTTTGTCCACGGCAACGGGTAGTAAGGAAGGAGGGGAACCGGTGGAAGCGCTGGGAATTAATCATACCCTGGTGGCCCAGATCATTAACTTTGTCATTTTGCTCATATTCCTTCGTTTAGTTGTCTACAAGCCCATCGTCAATATTCTGGAACAACGCCAGCAATATATAGCCAATAACGTGGCCGCCGCCGAAGAAGAGCGGAAACAGGCCGAGGCGCTACGCCAGCAATACCTGGCTGAGATGCAAAAAGCGAGGGAAGAGGCCCAGGCCATCATCCAGCAGGCCACCAAGGCCGGTGAAGAAAAGGCCCAGGAGATTGTTGAGGCAGCCAGGGCCGAGGCGCAACGGATCAAGGAGAGCGCCCTTGAGGAAATTGCCCGGGAGAAGGAGAAGGCGGTTGCAGAATTGCGCGACCAGGTGGCCTCACTGTCCATCCTGGTGGCTCAAAAGATCATCAACCAGACCATCACCCCCGAAATTCAACACAGCCTGGTCCAGGAATTCATTAAAGAAACGGGGGATCTGCCATGTTAAAGGGGGCCGTAGCGCAGCGTTATGCCCAGGCCCTTTATGACCTGGCGGAAGCGCAAGGCCTGGTGGATCAGGTAGAGCAGGAGCTAAGGGCGGTAGATCAGGTCATAGCCGATTCCCGTGAATTCCAAAAGGTGCTCTATCATCCCCGCATTACTGCACAGGAAAAGAAAGATGTGCTGAAAAATATCTTCTCCGGCAAAATTTCCCCCGTTACCGAGAATTTTCTCTTTTTACTGGTAGACAGGCACCGGGAAGCCTTCTTAAGTGATATTGTGGCCCATTATTCCAGCCTGGCCGACCGGGCCCGCAATATCGTGAAAGCTGAAGTAGCCAGTGCCATCGAACTTACTAAAGAAGAAAAGAAAAAACTGGGGGAAGTTTTGAACAAAATTACCCGCA containing:
- the atpE gene encoding F0F1 ATP synthase subunit C; the encoded protein is MDVGAAAALGTSLAVGLAALGAGIGDGLVTGRTVEAMARQPELRGNLLTTMFISVGLIEALPIIAVVIAFMLFGKIGG
- a CDS encoding F0F1 ATP synthase subunit delta, yielding MLKGAVAQRYAQALYDLAEAQGLVDQVEQELRAVDQVIADSREFQKVLYHPRITAQEKKDVLKNIFSGKISPVTENFLFLLVDRHREAFLSDIVAHYSSLADRARNIVKAEVASAIELTKEEKKKLGEVLNKITRKKVQTAYSVDPALIGGVVVRIGDRVIDGSLRTRLATLREHLRQIS
- the atpF gene encoding F0F1 ATP synthase subunit B, with the protein product MEALGINHTLVAQIINFVILLIFLRLVVYKPIVNILEQRQQYIANNVAAAEEERKQAEALRQQYLAEMQKAREEAQAIIQQATKAGEEKAQEIVEAARAEAQRIKESALEEIAREKEKAVAELRDQVASLSILVAQKIINQTITPEIQHSLVQEFIKETGDLPC